Proteins encoded together in one Salarchaeum sp. JOR-1 window:
- a CDS encoding mandelate racemase/muconate lactonizing enzyme family protein: MIEPFSLPLASPLDTAAGAITERQGFLLRTRDGLGEATPLSGWTESREKCRDALETADAALPDWQAALDACRGRPAARHAVALAHLDAASRAEREPLYRFLADDDSWVESVPVNATVGDDSVESTVASAREAVASGFDCVKVKVGARAVADDVERLRAVRAAVGADVELRADANAAWSADEANYAFDELAGDVSYVEQPLAKSDLDGHAALREHDVGVALDETLTEYGVREVLAADAADAVVLKPMALGGLDRAREVALTAREAGVAAVVTTTVDAVVARTAAVHLAASLPGAPACGLATASLLDADLAPDPAPVGDGEVSVPQDPGNLPGEVRP; encoded by the coding sequence ATGATAGAACCGTTCTCACTTCCGCTCGCGTCCCCGCTCGACACCGCCGCCGGCGCCATCACCGAACGCCAGGGGTTCCTCCTCCGCACCCGCGACGGTCTCGGCGAAGCCACCCCGCTCTCTGGCTGGACCGAGTCCCGCGAGAAATGCCGTGACGCGCTCGAAACCGCGGACGCCGCGCTCCCCGACTGGCAGGCCGCGCTCGACGCCTGCCGGGGCCGGCCGGCCGCCCGCCACGCCGTCGCGCTCGCGCACCTCGACGCCGCCAGCCGGGCCGAACGGGAACCCCTGTACCGCTTCCTCGCGGACGACGACAGCTGGGTCGAGTCGGTGCCCGTGAACGCCACCGTCGGCGACGATTCGGTCGAATCGACGGTCGCGTCCGCCCGTGAGGCCGTCGCGTCCGGGTTCGACTGCGTGAAGGTGAAGGTCGGCGCGCGAGCCGTTGCGGACGACGTGGAACGCCTCCGCGCGGTGCGAGCAGCGGTCGGAGCGGACGTGGAACTCCGCGCGGACGCGAACGCGGCCTGGAGCGCCGACGAGGCGAACTACGCGTTCGACGAACTCGCCGGCGATGTCTCCTACGTCGAACAGCCGCTCGCGAAGTCCGACCTCGACGGGCACGCGGCGCTCCGCGAACACGACGTGGGCGTCGCGCTCGACGAGACGCTCACCGAGTACGGGGTTCGCGAGGTGCTCGCTGCCGACGCGGCGGACGCCGTCGTCCTGAAGCCGATGGCGCTCGGCGGCCTCGACCGCGCCCGCGAGGTCGCGCTGACGGCGCGCGAGGCCGGGGTCGCGGCGGTGGTGACGACGACCGTGGACGCCGTGGTCGCGCGCACCGCCGCCGTCCACCTCGCCGCCAGCCTCCCCGGCGCGCCCGCGTGCGGTCTCGCCACCGCCAGCCTGCTCGACGCCGACCTCGCGCCCGACCCCGCGCCCGTCGGGGATGGTGAAGTCAGCGTCCCGCAGGATCCCGGGAACCTCCCGGGGGAGGTGCGGCCGTGA
- a CDS encoding 1,4-dihydroxy-2-naphthoate polyprenyltransferase, with amino-acid sequence MSEADISRTRAWVTAARPHTFPAAAAPVVVGVGLALRDGVFAPLPALAALVGSLLIQIGTNFANDYYDAVQGADTEDREGFTRVTASGLIRPDEVKRAMYGTFAAAILLGTYLVYVGGIPILVIGLLSVASGIAYTGGPYPLGYHGLGDLFVFVFFGVVAVVGTYYVQAASLVAGAVPLWVPAGTVTVDAFVASVPVGAIATNVLVVNNVRDREEDARTGKTTLAVRFGYAFSRAQYVALFALAYLAPGWFYLRTADLLVLLPLLSLPLAASVTRTVLTETAGDELNPALTRTGQTLALYTVLFALGLAL; translated from the coding sequence TCCCGGCCGCCGCCGCGCCCGTCGTCGTCGGGGTCGGCCTCGCGCTCCGAGACGGCGTGTTCGCACCGCTACCGGCGCTCGCGGCGCTCGTCGGGTCGCTGCTCATCCAGATCGGCACGAACTTCGCGAACGACTACTACGACGCCGTGCAGGGCGCGGACACGGAAGACCGCGAGGGGTTCACGCGGGTGACCGCGAGCGGCCTCATCCGCCCGGACGAGGTGAAGCGCGCGATGTACGGAACGTTCGCCGCCGCCATCCTCCTCGGAACCTACCTCGTGTACGTCGGCGGTATCCCGATCCTCGTCATCGGCCTGCTCTCCGTCGCGTCCGGCATCGCGTACACGGGCGGCCCCTACCCGCTGGGGTATCACGGACTCGGCGATCTGTTCGTGTTCGTCTTCTTCGGCGTCGTCGCCGTCGTCGGCACGTACTACGTGCAGGCCGCCTCCCTGGTCGCGGGCGCGGTCCCGCTCTGGGTTCCCGCGGGAACCGTCACCGTCGACGCCTTCGTGGCGAGCGTTCCCGTGGGAGCGATCGCGACGAACGTCCTCGTCGTGAACAACGTCCGCGACCGCGAGGAGGACGCCCGAACGGGGAAGACCACGCTCGCCGTCCGGTTCGGCTACGCGTTCAGCCGCGCCCAGTACGTCGCGCTGTTCGCGCTCGCCTACCTCGCCCCGGGCTGGTTCTACCTCCGCACCGCCGACCTGCTCGTCCTCCTCCCCCTGCTCTCGCTCCCGCTCGCCGCGTCCGTCACCCGCACCGTCCTCACCGAGACCGCGGGCGACGAACTGAACCCCGCGCTCACCCGGACGGGCCAGACGCTCGCGCTCTACACCGTCCTGTTCGCGCTCGGACTCGCGCTATGA
- a CDS encoding NRDE family protein: protein MCTLILAWRAFADAPVVVAANRDEAVDRPSTPPRVRDWERPALAPLDERAGGTWMGVTDTRLFVGVTNRRAEGVSGERSRGLLVRDALGAESATAARDRVRAELDAREYDGFNLVLADADDAYRLSWDGTLTAERLDPGVHVVVNTGYAPPERAPAVRDALPAAGRDADDWLEGVKTVLRDHDVGACVHHEDRGFGTRSSSLVRISDGGDVRFDYADGPPCRTEYAPVGDRNGHI from the coding sequence GTGTGCACCCTGATACTCGCGTGGCGGGCGTTCGCGGACGCGCCCGTGGTGGTCGCCGCGAACCGCGACGAGGCCGTCGACCGACCGTCGACGCCGCCCCGGGTTCGCGACTGGGAGCGCCCGGCGCTCGCGCCCCTGGACGAGCGGGCGGGCGGGACGTGGATGGGCGTCACCGACACTCGACTGTTCGTCGGCGTCACGAACCGGCGCGCCGAGGGCGTGTCGGGCGAGCGCTCTCGCGGCCTGCTCGTCCGGGACGCCCTCGGTGCCGAATCCGCCACCGCCGCCCGTGACCGCGTCCGCGCGGAACTCGACGCCCGCGAGTACGACGGCTTCAACCTCGTTCTCGCGGACGCCGACGACGCCTATCGACTCTCGTGGGACGGCACGCTCACCGCGGAACGCCTCGACCCCGGCGTCCACGTCGTCGTGAACACGGGATACGCGCCGCCCGAGCGCGCGCCGGCGGTTCGCGACGCCCTCCCAGCCGCCGGGAGGGACGCCGACGACTGGCTGGAGGGCGTGAAAACCGTGTTGCGCGACCACGACGTCGGCGCGTGCGTCCACCACGAAGACCGCGGGTTCGGCACGCGCTCGTCGTCGCTCGTCCGCATCAGCGACGGCGGAGACGTGCGCTTCGACTACGCCGACGGCCCGCCCTGCCGAACGGAGTACGCGCCCGTGGGCGACCGCAACGGCCACATTTAA
- the gatC gene encoding Asp-tRNA(Asn)/Glu-tRNA(Gln) amidotransferase subunit GatC produces the protein MSEPAVDAEEVRHVADLARVSLSEDEVDAFAEQFSEVLDYFEALEDVPEVESEPDLVNVMREDEVEESLSQEAALANADESEDGFFKGPRVS, from the coding sequence ATGAGCGAACCCGCCGTCGACGCGGAGGAAGTCCGGCACGTCGCGGACCTCGCGCGCGTCAGCCTCTCCGAGGACGAGGTGGACGCGTTCGCCGAGCAGTTCTCCGAGGTCCTCGACTACTTCGAGGCCCTCGAAGACGTGCCCGAGGTCGAGTCCGAACCCGATCTCGTGAACGTGATGCGTGAAGACGAAGTCGAGGAGTCGCTCTCCCAGGAGGCGGCGCTCGCGAACGCCGACGAGAGCGAGGACGGCTTCTTCAAGGGGCCGCGGGTGTCGTAG
- a CDS encoding transcription initiation factor IIB family protein produces the protein MSDSRIRRRSDEQRTETETESAEALQCPECGGSLAVDEGRGETVCTDCGLVVEEDEIDRGPEWRAFDAAEKDEKSRVGAPTTNMMHDKGLSTNIGWQDKDAYGNSLSSNQRQKMQRLRKWNERFRTRDSKERNLKQALGEIERMSSALGLPKPVRETASVIYRRALDEDLLPGRSIEGVATSALYAAARQANTPRSLDEVSNVSRVDKDEIARTYRYVVRELGLEVAPADPASYVPRFVSDLDLSDEVERQARDLLSNAQDEGITSGKSPVGLAAAAVYAASLLVNERVTQNQVSEVANISEVTIRNRYHELLEAASDVPMEA, from the coding sequence ATGAGTGATTCACGCATCAGACGCCGGAGCGACGAGCAACGCACCGAGACGGAAACCGAGTCCGCGGAAGCCCTCCAGTGCCCCGAGTGCGGCGGGAGCCTCGCGGTCGACGAGGGGCGCGGCGAGACGGTCTGCACGGACTGCGGCCTCGTCGTCGAGGAAGACGAGATCGATCGGGGGCCGGAGTGGCGCGCGTTCGACGCCGCCGAGAAGGACGAGAAGAGCCGCGTGGGCGCACCCACCACGAACATGATGCACGACAAAGGGTTGTCCACGAACATCGGCTGGCAGGACAAGGACGCCTACGGCAACAGCCTCTCCTCGAACCAGCGCCAGAAGATGCAGCGCCTCCGCAAGTGGAACGAGCGCTTCCGCACGCGAGATTCGAAGGAGCGCAACCTGAAGCAGGCGCTCGGCGAAATCGAACGCATGAGCAGCGCGCTCGGCCTCCCGAAGCCGGTGCGGGAGACGGCGTCGGTCATCTATCGGCGCGCGCTCGACGAGGACTTGCTTCCCGGACGGAGCATCGAGGGCGTCGCCACGTCCGCGCTGTACGCGGCGGCGCGGCAGGCGAACACGCCGCGGAGCCTCGACGAGGTGTCGAACGTCAGTCGCGTGGACAAAGACGAGATAGCGCGCACCTACCGGTACGTCGTGCGCGAACTCGGATTGGAGGTCGCGCCCGCCGATCCGGCGAGCTACGTCCCGCGGTTCGTGAGCGACCTCGACCTCTCGGACGAAGTGGAGCGACAGGCGCGCGACCTCCTCTCGAACGCACAGGACGAGGGTATCACGAGCGGGAAGAGTCCGGTCGGACTGGCGGCCGCCGCGGTGTACGCCGCGAGCCTGCTCGTGAACGAGCGCGTCACCCAGAACCAGGTGAGCGAGGTCGCGAACATCAGCGAGGTCACCATCCGCAACCGCTACCACGAACTCCTCGAAGCCGCGAGCGACGTTCCGATGGAGGCATAG
- the menE gene encoding o-succinylbenzoate--CoA ligase, whose translation MRDWLAHRVRASPDALALVDADAGTEWTFRDLDDAVAETARRLAGLGVEPGDHVGVLMENRPAFVRLVFAVQRVGATLVPLNARLAPTELASQVETADVHVVVTEAESEGDAVEAAGAVPVASVDRSEHDAVDALDGRDAAVPETERSVADTLALMFTSGTTGDPKAVRLTHANFLAAASASAFRLGVLPTDRWLCPLSMYHMGGLSVVLRSVLYGTTAVVQRGFDAERALDALDACDCTGVSLVPTMLRRMLDAGEFPDPLRFVLVGGAPTPVELREQAVSRGVPVYPSYGMTEAASQIATGVPEETEAAPGSVGRPLMGYDVTVAGPEGELPAGEVGAVHVAGPSITPGYYDAPDANADAFTRYGFDTGDAGYVDASGRLHVLNRQSDRIITGGENVHPAEVLEVLRDHPAVAEAAVVGVDDPEWGERVAALVVADGETDADALQAFCRERLAGYKVPRTIAFADDLPRTASGTVDRAAVREALAAAADV comes from the coding sequence GTGAGAGACTGGCTCGCCCACCGCGTCCGCGCGTCACCGGACGCGCTCGCGCTCGTGGACGCGGACGCGGGGACGGAGTGGACGTTCCGCGACCTCGACGACGCGGTGGCGGAGACCGCGCGCCGCCTCGCGGGACTGGGCGTCGAACCCGGCGACCACGTCGGCGTGCTGATGGAGAACCGACCGGCGTTCGTCCGCCTCGTCTTCGCCGTCCAGCGAGTCGGCGCGACGCTCGTCCCCCTCAACGCCCGCCTCGCACCCACCGAACTCGCGTCGCAGGTCGAGACCGCCGACGTCCACGTCGTCGTCACCGAAGCCGAGAGCGAGGGGGACGCCGTCGAAGCCGCCGGAGCCGTGCCCGTCGCGTCCGTCGACCGATCCGAACACGACGCGGTGGACGCGCTCGACGGACGCGACGCGGCGGTTCCCGAAACCGAGCGGTCGGTCGCGGACACGCTCGCGCTGATGTTCACGTCGGGGACGACCGGCGACCCGAAAGCCGTCCGGTTGACGCACGCGAACTTCCTCGCCGCGGCCTCCGCGTCCGCCTTCCGCCTCGGCGTCCTCCCAACCGACCGCTGGCTCTGCCCGCTCTCGATGTACCACATGGGCGGCCTCTCGGTCGTCCTGCGGAGCGTCCTCTACGGAACCACCGCGGTCGTCCAGCGCGGTTTCGACGCCGAGCGAGCGCTCGACGCCCTCGACGCCTGCGACTGCACGGGCGTGAGCCTCGTCCCGACGATGCTCCGCCGCATGCTCGACGCCGGCGAGTTCCCCGACCCGCTCCGCTTCGTCCTCGTCGGCGGCGCTCCCACGCCCGTCGAACTCCGCGAGCAAGCGGTCTCCCGCGGCGTCCCCGTCTATCCGAGTTACGGGATGACCGAAGCGGCGTCCCAGATAGCGACCGGCGTCCCCGAGGAGACGGAGGCAGCGCCCGGCTCCGTGGGCCGACCGCTGATGGGGTACGACGTGACGGTCGCCGGGCCCGAGGGCGAACTCCCGGCGGGCGAGGTCGGCGCGGTACACGTCGCCGGCCCCTCGATCACGCCCGGCTACTACGACGCGCCCGACGCGAACGCCGACGCCTTCACCCGGTACGGATTCGACACCGGGGACGCCGGCTACGTCGACGCGAGCGGCCGCCTGCACGTCCTGAACCGGCAGTCCGACCGCATCATCACCGGCGGAGAGAACGTCCACCCCGCAGAAGTCCTGGAGGTACTCCGCGACCACCCCGCCGTCGCGGAGGCGGCCGTCGTCGGGGTGGACGACCCGGAGTGGGGCGAGCGCGTCGCCGCGCTCGTCGTCGCCGACGGGGAGACGGACGCCGACGCGCTTCAGGCGTTCTGCCGGGAGCGTCTCGCGGGCTACAAGGTTCCCCGAACTATCGCGTTCGCGGACGACCTGCCGCGCACGGCGTCGGGGACGGTCGACCGGGCGGCCGTTCGGGAGGCGCTCGCCGCGGCCGCGGACGTTTAA
- a CDS encoding NUDIX hydrolase translates to METTRHFTATVYVVHDGATALHEHARLGIRIPPGGHVDRDELPHEAGLREVCEETGLDPTLLRDAPDVPAPAGEALPRPRYQMLYDINVHPDGTVGHQHVDHVYFATVDGREIDPADGEEGPEAWDWYTPRDLRESGIDADTREIALEAIAAAD, encoded by the coding sequence ATGGAGACGACGCGACACTTCACGGCGACAGTCTACGTCGTACACGACGGAGCGACGGCGCTCCACGAGCACGCCCGCCTCGGCATCCGCATCCCGCCCGGCGGCCACGTCGACCGGGACGAACTCCCGCACGAAGCCGGGCTGCGCGAAGTCTGCGAGGAGACCGGGCTCGACCCAACGCTGCTCAGGGACGCGCCGGACGTGCCAGCGCCCGCGGGCGAGGCGCTCCCCCGTCCGCGCTACCAGATGCTGTACGATATCAACGTTCACCCGGACGGCACGGTCGGCCACCAGCACGTCGACCACGTCTACTTCGCCACCGTCGACGGGAGAGAAATCGACCCCGCGGACGGCGAGGAAGGCCCCGAAGCCTGGGACTGGTACACGCCTCGCGACCTCCGCGAGAGCGGTATCGACGCCGACACCCGCGAAATCGCGCTCGAAGCGATTGCGGCGGCGGACTGA
- a CDS encoding APC family permease encodes MGTEEPPAPSGENRAGEQPSADSVRETTDETTVTDDGVELERTIGLAGGLAIGVGTMIGAGIFVFPGLAAARAGPAAAASYAIGGVIALLVALPASELATAMPRSGGGYYFISRALGSLPGAIVGISLWLGLVFASSFYLVGFGSYAVELLARAGVALSWPVPPTAALGFLFGALLTATSVTGTENTAKLQNAVVALRLVILSVFLGYGGLDALGVFGSSSTPEAFAPFGLAPVFITAALVFTSYLGFAQVATVAGELRKPGRNLPVAMVGSVLLVTVFYVATIFVATSAFDSKTLGGFGETAMVEVAGEFFGLPGVVAILLAGLLATVSSANASIMSSSRAVYALSRDAIIPKKAGAIHVTYGTPHVALTLAGVPVLVLVASGQTAVLAEVASFLHLVMYGLICVSLFRLRRNTPGWYDPDFRVPAYRVVAGVGALASFGLIAFMQRLSQIIGVALMAAAAAWYYYYARDVSHEGVR; translated from the coding sequence ATGGGAACCGAGGAACCGCCCGCCCCGAGCGGTGAGAACCGCGCCGGCGAGCAACCGAGCGCCGACTCCGTCAGGGAGACGACCGACGAGACGACAGTCACGGACGACGGCGTCGAACTCGAACGAACCATCGGGCTCGCCGGCGGACTCGCCATCGGCGTCGGGACGATGATCGGCGCGGGAATCTTCGTCTTCCCGGGACTGGCGGCGGCGAGGGCGGGCCCGGCCGCGGCGGCGTCGTACGCCATCGGCGGCGTCATCGCGCTGCTCGTCGCGCTCCCGGCGTCGGAACTCGCGACGGCGATGCCGCGCTCCGGCGGCGGCTACTACTTCATCTCGCGCGCCCTCGGGTCGCTCCCGGGAGCGATCGTCGGCATCAGCCTCTGGCTGGGACTGGTGTTCGCGTCCTCGTTCTACCTCGTCGGGTTCGGAAGCTACGCCGTCGAACTGCTCGCGCGCGCCGGCGTCGCGCTCTCCTGGCCCGTCCCGCCGACGGCCGCGCTCGGGTTCCTGTTCGGCGCGCTCCTCACCGCGACGAGCGTCACCGGCACGGAGAACACGGCGAAACTCCAGAACGCCGTCGTCGCCTTGCGCCTCGTGATACTCTCGGTCTTCCTCGGGTACGGCGGCCTCGACGCGCTCGGCGTGTTCGGCTCGTCCTCGACCCCGGAGGCGTTCGCGCCGTTCGGCCTCGCGCCCGTGTTCATCACGGCCGCGCTCGTGTTCACGTCCTACCTCGGGTTCGCGCAGGTCGCGACCGTCGCCGGCGAACTCAGGAAACCCGGCCGCAACCTCCCGGTCGCCATGGTGGGGTCGGTGCTTCTCGTCACCGTCTTCTACGTCGCCACCATCTTCGTCGCGACGAGCGCGTTCGACAGCAAGACGCTCGGCGGGTTCGGTGAGACGGCGATGGTCGAGGTCGCGGGCGAGTTCTTCGGCCTGCCCGGCGTCGTCGCCATCCTCCTCGCGGGCCTGCTCGCCACCGTGTCGAGCGCCAACGCGTCCATCATGAGTTCCTCGCGCGCGGTGTACGCGTTGAGCCGCGACGCCATCATCCCCAAGAAGGCCGGCGCGATCCACGTGACGTACGGAACGCCGCACGTCGCGCTCACGCTGGCGGGCGTCCCCGTCCTCGTTCTCGTCGCGTCCGGCCAGACCGCGGTGCTCGCGGAGGTCGCGTCGTTCCTCCACCTCGTGATGTACGGCCTCATCTGCGTCTCCCTGTTCCGGCTGCGGCGGAACACGCCCGGGTGGTACGACCCCGACTTCCGCGTCCCCGCCTATCGCGTGGTCGCCGGCGTCGGCGCGCTCGCGAGCTTCGGCCTCATCGCGTTCATGCAGCGGCTCTCCCAGATAATCGGCGTGGCCTTGATGGCCGCGGCCGCCGCGTGGTACTACTACTACGCCCGCGACGTCTCCCACGAGGGGGTGCGCTAA
- a CDS encoding universal stress protein, which translates to MRKILLPLRVLEDESLSPGLLDLLAPTDVLVLGYHRVPDQTPPGAAREQFGDRAQKRLDDVAAALREAGAIVETRMVFTGAVEQTVARTADEVDADAVVHPGAAMQVDDVLVPLVGKPDLAQVAGFVAALVAERDIGVTTFALDDDRTPEDVAAVLADAGVDADHITAADGPGGGPVSAIASVAADYDAIVMGEPEPSLTEWVFGELEDRVATESLGPVFVVRARE; encoded by the coding sequence ATGAGAAAAATACTGCTTCCGCTCCGCGTGCTGGAGGACGAATCGCTCTCGCCCGGCCTCCTCGACCTGCTCGCGCCGACGGACGTGCTCGTGCTCGGTTACCACCGCGTGCCCGACCAGACGCCGCCCGGCGCGGCGCGCGAGCAGTTCGGCGACCGCGCGCAGAAACGACTGGACGACGTGGCGGCCGCGCTCCGCGAGGCGGGCGCTATCGTCGAGACCCGGATGGTGTTCACGGGGGCGGTCGAGCAGACCGTCGCCCGCACCGCCGACGAGGTGGACGCGGACGCCGTCGTTCATCCGGGAGCGGCGATGCAGGTCGATGACGTGCTCGTCCCGCTCGTCGGGAAACCCGACCTCGCGCAGGTCGCCGGGTTCGTCGCCGCGCTCGTCGCCGAGCGCGACATCGGCGTGACGACGTTCGCATTGGACGACGACCGGACGCCCGAGGACGTGGCGGCGGTTCTCGCGGACGCGGGCGTGGACGCCGACCACATCACCGCCGCGGACGGCCCCGGCGGCGGCCCGGTGAGCGCCATCGCGTCCGTCGCCGCCGACTACGACGCGATCGTGATGGGCGAACCGGAACCGTCGCTCACGGAGTGGGTCTTCGGCGAACTCGAAGACAGGGTCGCGACGGAATCGCTCGGGCCCGTGTTCGTCGTTCGGGCGCGCGAGTAG
- a CDS encoding amidase family protein — protein sequence MSHNAFITETDLAGDESGVLDGRTVAVKDNISTEGVRTTCGSEMLSDYVPPYDATVVSRLKDAGATIVGKANMDEFGMGTTTETSAFGPVTNPVDEERVPGGSSGGSAAAVAAGDSDLALGSDTGGSIRCPAAYCGVVGIKPTYGLVSRYGLVAYANSLEQIGPIANTVEDAAELLSVIAGPDENDGTTYEASRASNSRAGDARETRKEGANADYASAATGDVEGLTIGVPTQLVGGRERAGDDPAEGGETRAGADEAVVEVFEDALDEYRDAGAEIVEVSLPSVEYAVAAYYVIAMSEASSNLARFDGVRYGTSGGYDGNWNEAFSDAREEGFGDEVKRRILLGTYALSAGYHDKYYKQAQEARAWVKQDFDEAFETVDVLASPTMPMLPPELGESLDDPLQMYLADANTVPVNLANLPAISVPAGESDGLPVGLQLVGPAFGEEAIIRAGSLLA from the coding sequence ATGTCGCACAACGCGTTCATCACCGAGACCGACCTTGCGGGCGACGAGTCCGGCGTCCTCGACGGCCGCACGGTCGCCGTGAAGGACAACATCTCCACGGAGGGCGTCCGCACCACCTGTGGCTCGGAGATGCTCTCCGACTACGTTCCGCCCTACGACGCCACCGTCGTCTCCCGGCTCAAGGACGCGGGCGCGACCATTGTCGGGAAGGCCAACATGGACGAGTTCGGGATGGGAACCACCACCGAGACGTCGGCGTTCGGCCCCGTCACGAACCCCGTGGACGAGGAGCGCGTCCCCGGCGGGTCGTCCGGCGGGAGCGCGGCCGCGGTCGCCGCGGGCGACTCCGACCTCGCGCTCGGCAGCGATACTGGTGGTTCTATCCGCTGTCCCGCCGCCTACTGCGGCGTCGTCGGTATCAAGCCCACGTACGGCCTCGTCTCCCGGTACGGCCTCGTCGCGTACGCGAACAGCCTCGAACAGATCGGTCCCATCGCGAACACCGTCGAGGACGCCGCCGAACTCCTCTCCGTCATCGCGGGCCCGGACGAAAACGACGGAACGACCTACGAGGCGTCACGCGCCTCGAACAGTCGAGCAGGCGACGCCCGCGAGACCCGGAAAGAGGGCGCTAACGCGGACTACGCGAGCGCCGCGACCGGCGACGTCGAGGGCCTGACAATCGGCGTGCCGACCCAGTTGGTCGGCGGCCGCGAGCGCGCGGGAGACGACCCCGCTGAGGGCGGCGAGACCCGCGCTGGCGCGGACGAGGCCGTGGTCGAGGTGTTCGAGGACGCGCTCGACGAGTACCGGGACGCGGGCGCGGAAATCGTCGAAGTCAGCCTGCCGTCGGTCGAGTACGCGGTCGCCGCGTACTACGTCATCGCCATGTCGGAGGCGTCCTCGAACCTCGCGCGCTTCGACGGCGTGCGCTACGGCACCTCGGGCGGGTACGACGGGAACTGGAACGAGGCGTTCTCGGACGCCCGCGAGGAGGGCTTCGGGGACGAGGTGAAACGACGAATCCTCCTCGGGACGTACGCGCTCTCCGCGGGCTACCACGACAAGTACTACAAGCAGGCCCAGGAGGCACGCGCGTGGGTGAAACAGGACTTCGACGAGGCGTTCGAGACCGTGGACGTGCTCGCGTCCCCGACGATGCCGATGCTCCCGCCCGAACTCGGCGAGAGTCTCGACGACCCCCTCCAGATGTACCTCGCGGACGCGAACACAGTGCCGGTGAACCTCGCGAACCTCCCCGCCATCAGCGTGCCCGCTGGCGAGTCCGACGGCCTCCCCGTCGGTCTTCAGCTCGTCGGCCCGGCGTTCGGCGAGGAGGCGATTATTCGCGCGGGCAGCCTGCTCGCGTAG
- a CDS encoding SDR family oxidoreductase, which yields MSGSLLDGKTAVITGASSGNGRSMARTFAEEGADVVVADIRDDPREGGTPTHELVSEETEADAAFVECDVTNRSDLVDAVDAAEEFGGIDVMVNNAGIFRSEDFTEVSEDEFDRLMDINVKGTFFGTQIAGERMVENGGGSIINISSVAGLNGSPDHVTYCTSKGAVRLLTYSVAAALGPEGVRTNAIHPGLIETAMTTEDVPIIGTDEGEQYLQGIPSRRWGQPDDVADAALFLASDLASYVNGESLVVDGGMSSTQ from the coding sequence ATGTCCGGATCACTACTCGACGGGAAGACGGCGGTCATCACGGGCGCATCGAGCGGGAACGGCCGCAGCATGGCGCGGACGTTCGCCGAGGAGGGCGCGGACGTCGTCGTCGCGGACATCCGCGACGACCCCCGCGAGGGTGGGACGCCGACGCACGAACTCGTCTCCGAGGAGACCGAGGCGGACGCCGCGTTCGTCGAGTGCGACGTGACGAACCGGAGCGACCTCGTGGACGCCGTGGACGCCGCCGAGGAGTTCGGCGGCATCGACGTGATGGTGAACAACGCCGGCATCTTCCGGAGCGAGGACTTCACCGAGGTGTCCGAGGACGAGTTCGACCGGCTCATGGACATCAACGTCAAGGGGACGTTCTTCGGAACCCAGATCGCCGGCGAGCGCATGGTCGAGAACGGCGGCGGAAGCATCATCAATATCTCGAGCGTCGCCGGACTGAACGGGTCGCCCGACCACGTGACGTACTGCACGTCGAAGGGCGCGGTTCGACTCCTCACGTACTCTGTCGCCGCCGCGCTCGGCCCGGAGGGAGTGCGAACGAACGCCATCCACCCCGGACTCATCGAGACGGCGATGACCACCGAAGACGTCCCCATCATCGGGACGGACGAAGGCGAGCAGTACCTGCAGGGGATCCCCTCCCGGCGCTGGGGGCAGCCTGACGACGTGGCGGACGCCGCGCTGTTCCTCGCGAGCGACCTCGCGAGTTACGTCAACGGCGAGTCGCTCGTCGTGGACGGCGGGATGTCGAGCACGCAGTAA
- a CDS encoding MarR family transcriptional regulator, which translates to MSASDDQPDLSDVERRAVELVHETGGIHQSDFWKELDVSSRKGSRIASKLEEHGLVEREETVYNGNTTYYIEPIIDEADLDFSLLMAGDMLSPFVGEEELDPQSDAFSQWILNLVYEE; encoded by the coding sequence ATGAGCGCCAGCGACGACCAGCCGGACCTCTCGGATGTCGAACGACGGGCGGTGGAGCTCGTCCACGAGACCGGCGGCATCCACCAGAGCGACTTCTGGAAGGAACTCGACGTGTCCTCCCGGAAGGGAAGCCGCATCGCCTCCAAACTGGAGGAGCACGGACTCGTCGAACGCGAGGAAACCGTCTACAACGGGAACACCACGTACTACATCGAACCGATCATCGACGAGGCCGACCTCGACTTCTCCCTCCTGATGGCGGGCGACATGCTCTCGCCGTTCGTCGGCGAGGAGGAACTCGACCCGCAGAGCGACGCGTTCAGCCAGTGGATCCTCAACCTCGTCTACGAGGAGTGA